GTGGCGGCGGCAGATCCGGATAAAAGGGGCGCTGCGCCCACCGCAACTCCATGATCGACGGAGTGGGGGGTGGGGGAGGGTGCGGGGTGGGGGGAGAGGGGGAGGGCGCGGGGTGGGCGGGGAGGGGGAAAGGAGGAAGGGGGAGAGGAGGAAGGGCGAGGGGAGGGGAGAGGAGGAAGGGCGAGGGGAGGGGAGAGGAGGAAGGGCGAGGGGAGGGGAGAGGAGGAAGGGGGAGGGGGAGGTGAGAGTGGCAACTGTGGGCGTTGCGGCTGAGCTGAGAACGCTGGGGCTCGTGCGAGACTAGGTAACCATGAGCGACCCACGGATCACCTCGTCGATCTTCACCCGCGGCGCGGTCGACCTCAGCGCGCTGCGCGGCACCGCCCCGGCCAGTTCCCGTCCCGCCACACCGAGCCAGACCGGCGCACCCACCGGGGTGCCGGGTGGCCCCGCCGCAGCTGGCGGCGCCCTCGACGTGACCGAGGCGAACATCCAGGCCGAGGTGCTCGAACGATCGTTGACCACCCCGGTGGTGGTCTTCTTCGGCGCGGCCGGCTACCCCGACAGCGACCAGTTCGCCCCGGTGCTGGAGCGGTTGGCGGCCGAGGGCGCCGGCCAGTGGGTTCTCGCCCGGGTGGACGTCCAGGAGAATCCCCGGATCGCGCAGATGTTCCAGATCCAGGCGATCCCGACCGTCTACGCGGTCGTCGGTGGGCGGCCGATCGACGCCTTCCCCGGCGTGATCCCCGAGCCGCAGCTGCGCCAGTGGCTCGCCGCCGTGCTGAAGGCCGGTGGGGTCACCGTGGCCGAGCCGGAGGACCCGCGCCTCGACGAGGCCGACGACGCGTTGATGAGCGGCGACCTGGACGCCGCCGAGCAGGCGTACCGCAAGATCCTGGCCGAGTCCCCGGCGGACGCCGCGGCCGAGGCCGGGCTGGCCCAGGTCGGGGTGGCCCGGCGGGTCGCGGGTGCGGACCCGCAGGCCGCGCTGGCCGCCGCGCAGGCCAACCCCGACGACGTCGACGCGCAGCTGCTCGCCGCCGACATCGAGGTGCTCAGCGGGATGGCCGAGCAGGCGTACGCCCGGCTGGTCGGGCTGGTCCGCCGGAGCAGCGGCGACGACCGGGACCGGGCCCGCCAGCACCTGGTCTCGCTGTTCAGCATCGCCGGCCCGGACGACCCCGCCGTGGCCTCCGCCCGACGTGCCCTGGCCAGCGCCCTGTTCTGAACCCCTGACACCCGTGCGGGCCGGCCACCCGGCCGGCCCGCCGACCATCGAGGACGGGAGCCTGTGATGCGCCGAATCGCCGTCCTCGACGCGCCGACCAATCTCGGTCTGCGCCCGCCCACCGCCACCTCCGTCCCCGGCTGTGGCAAGGCCCCCGGGGCGCTGCGCGACCACGGCCTGCTGGCCCGGCTGGGCGCGCGGGACGCCGGCTGCCTCACCGCCCCCCGGTACGACCCGGGCGACTGGCGGCCCGGCGACGGGGTCTGTCACGCCCGGGAGATCTCCGGCTACTCGACGGTGCTCGCCGACCGGATCGGCGCGATCATCGACCGGGGCGAGTTCCCCCTGGTCCTCGGTGGGGACTGTTCGGTGCTGCTCGGTTCGGCCCTGGCCATGCACCGGCTCGGCGAGGCCGTCGGCGGGCGGATCGGGCTGGTCTTCGTCGACGGCCACTCCGACTTCCGGCACCCCGGCAACGCCTCGTACGTCGGTGCGGCGGCCGGCGAGGACCTGGCCCTGGTCACCGGGCGCGGGCAGGCCGACCTGGCCGCCATCGAGGGCCGCCGACCGTACTTCCGGGACATCGACGTGGTGGTGCTCGGCATCCGGGCGCAGGACGAGTACCGCCTCGACCTCCAGGCCGCCGGGATCACCACCCGACCGGTGCCGGCGCTGCGCGCCGAGGGGGCCGCCCGCAGCGCCCAGTGGGCGCACGAGCAACTGGCCGACTGCGCCGGTTACTGGGTGCACATCGACGTGGACGTGCTGGACCCGGCGGTGATGCCGGCGGTGGACGCCCCCGACCCCGGCGGGATCGCCTTCGCCGAGCTGGAGATCCTGCTCGCCGGGCTGGTGGACACCCCGCACTGCCTCGGTGTGGAGCTGACCGTCTTCGATCCCGACTACGACCCGGACGGCGCGTACGCCGCCGAGATCGTCAACACCGTCGTCGCCGGGCTGGCCCCGGTCGTCGCCCCGGACGCGGTCGCGCCCCGCCTGCTGCCACCCCGGGCGGCCCACCCCGACCCGGTCCCGGCGCAGCCGGACCCGAGCGGGAGCGCAGGGCTGGCCGGCGGCGCAGGGCTGGCCGGCGGCGCAGGGCTGGCCGGCGGCGCAGGGCTGGCCGGCGGCGCAGGGCTGGCCGGCGGCGCAGGGCTGGCCGGCGGCGCAGGGCTGGCCGGCGGCGCAGGGCTGGCCGGGGAGCCGAACCCGGCCTGGGAGTCGGGGCGGGCCGGGCAGTTGGGTCGGGTCGAGGGGCAGGACCGGGCCGGGGAGCCGGGCGGCCGGGCCGAAGGGGCGGGCCGGGCCGAGGAGCCGGTGGCCTGACCGCCGGGTCAGCTCAGGGCGCGGAGGAAGCGTTCGGCGATCGGGACGGCGCTGGCCGTGCTCGATCCACCCTGCTCGACGAAGACGGCGAACGCGACGTCCCCCCGCCAACCGACGAACCAGGCGTGGGTGTGCGTCGGGTCGTTGTCGTACTCGGCGGTGCCGGTCTTGCCGTACACCGGATCCCCCGGCACGTCGGCCAGCGTCCTACCGGAACCGGCGGTGACCACCTCGCGCATCATCGTCTTCAGCCCGGCCACCGACTCGGCCTTCAGCGGCGGGCCGGACCCGGCGGGCGCGGCCGGGGCCGGGTCGAGCACCAGCTTGGGCTGCTCCCACCGGCCGCGGGCGACGGCGGCGGTCGCCCCGGCCATGGCCAGCGGGCTGACCACTGTGGTGCCCTGGCCGATCGCCGCGGCGGCCTGCTCGGTCGGGCCGCCGCCGGTGGAGACCTTGCCGGTGAAGACGTCGGCGCCGAGGTCCCAGCGGCCCTCCAGGCCCAGGGTACGGCCGGTGGCGGCCAGCCCGTCCGGACCGAGCTGCGGGGCCAGCGCGACGAACGCGGTGTTGCAGGACTTCGCGAAGTCGGTCCGGAACGGCACCCGGCCGAGGACGAAGTCGTCGGAGTTCTTGAACGACCGACCGTCCACCACGCGGGTCTTCGGGCAGTCGACGACGGTCTGCGGGGTCACCGCGCCCCGGTCCAGCAGGCCGAGGGCGCTGACCGTCTTGAAGGTGGAGCCCGGCGGCACCTGGGCGGTGAAGGCGAGGTTCTCGCCGGCCGCCCCGGGGCCGTTGGCGGCGGCGAGCACCGCGCCGTCGCTGATCCGTAGCGCCACCACCGCCGACCGTCGCTTCTCGGCCCGCAACGCGGCGTCGGCGGCGTTCTGGGTGGCCACGTCGAGGCTGGTGCGTACCGGCTGACCGGCGGTGGGCTCCTGCCGGAACGCCTCGGTGACCACCGTGCTGCCCCCCTCGGGGGTGGGCCGGCGGATCTCCACGGTCGTCCCGGGGGCGCCGCGCAGCCGCTCGTCGTAGCGGCCCTGGAGGCCGCCGTGCCCCACCAGGTCACCCTTGGCGTAGAGGTCGGGGTGGGCGGCCAGGTCGTCGGCCTGCGCCTGGTCGACCGTGCCGAGCAGGGCGCGGGCGAACTCCCGGGTGGGGGCCAGGTCGAGCTTCTCGGCCCGGAACGTCGTCCCCGGCAGGTCGTAGATCCGGGACCGGATCTGCCGGTACGCCTCGTCGCGCAACGTCACCACCTCGACGAAGGCGTCGGGGTCGGCCGCGCTGAGCCGCTGCGGCAGATCGGTCAGGTCGACCGGTGGGCTGATCGGCGGCCGAACCGCCTTGAACGCCGCGTCCAGCCGGGCGACCAGGGCCTTGACGTCGCCGGCCTCGCTCGGCTGCACCCCG
Above is a window of Micromonospora rifamycinica DNA encoding:
- a CDS encoding tetratricopeptide repeat protein, whose protein sequence is MSDPRITSSIFTRGAVDLSALRGTAPASSRPATPSQTGAPTGVPGGPAAAGGALDVTEANIQAEVLERSLTTPVVVFFGAAGYPDSDQFAPVLERLAAEGAGQWVLARVDVQENPRIAQMFQIQAIPTVYAVVGGRPIDAFPGVIPEPQLRQWLAAVLKAGGVTVAEPEDPRLDEADDALMSGDLDAAEQAYRKILAESPADAAAEAGLAQVGVARRVAGADPQAALAAAQANPDDVDAQLLAADIEVLSGMAEQAYARLVGLVRRSSGDDRDRARQHLVSLFSIAGPDDPAVASARRALASALF
- a CDS encoding penicillin-binding transpeptidase domain-containing protein, producing MPLSYPYRRPGTPPRRWLAALAACALAAATLVGCSGDDGLDDSVDAFLAGWRSGKLDEVGFVEATGARVPAATVAEEIKKLSGDLAATPPTLDRVGDVEITKNLATARVDIRWALPGGATWAYQRPVRLRQNSGDQWQVIWEPQVLHEQLARGDRLALRRTAAPRAGVLDGAGQPIVTPRPVVRIGVQPSEAGDVKALVARLDAAFKAVRPPISPPVDLTDLPQRLSAADPDAFVEVVTLRDEAYRQIRSRIYDLPGTTFRAEKLDLAPTREFARALLGTVDQAQADDLAAHPDLYAKGDLVGHGGLQGRYDERLRGAPGTTVEIRRPTPEGGSTVVTEAFRQEPTAGQPVRTSLDVATQNAADAALRAEKRRSAVVALRISDGAVLAAANGPGAAGENLAFTAQVPPGSTFKTVSALGLLDRGAVTPQTVVDCPKTRVVDGRSFKNSDDFVLGRVPFRTDFAKSCNTAFVALAPQLGPDGLAATGRTLGLEGRWDLGADVFTGKVSTGGGPTEQAAAAIGQGTTVVSPLAMAGATAAVARGRWEQPKLVLDPAPAAPAGSGPPLKAESVAGLKTMMREVVTAGSGRTLADVPGDPVYGKTGTAEYDNDPTHTHAWFVGWRGDVAFAVFVEQGGSSTASAVPIAERFLRALS